AAAAAGAAATGTTTCTTCCAAACTATAAACAATTCTGGATGCCATCTTTTAGTACAGGTACATTGAAATTAAGAAGAAAGATATGCAGAAAAAAACACTTTGCGTATCCTTCGCGTCTCTGCCCCGATGCGTCGGGGTGCGCTTCTATCTCCGTCCTTTTGGTTCCGACTTTGTCGAGGGTTAGATTTACTTCAAATAAAAATGTCTTCTGCACTAATCTTAAAAGGGTAAATCATGAAAAGTAAAACGTTTATTTTTCTAACGTGTTTTTTTCTGTTTACAAGTTTAAAAGCTCAATCAAATATGCCCGCAATTCTGTCAATGCGCGCGAGGGCAGTGGTCGTTGATAATTGGCTGAAAATTCGTTTAGAGACAGTTGTTCCTGGCTTAATGCGCCGCGAGAAAATCGATATGTGGCTGATCATCACCCGCGAATATAACGAAGACCCGGTGATCGAAACCATGCTGCCGGCAAAATGGTTGAGGGCGCGGCGAAGGACTATTTTGGTACTCTTCGATAAAGGTCCACAAGAAGGGATGGAACGTCTGGCGGTCGCAAGATACGATATTGGCGAGTTTTTTCAAAAGGCCTGGGACAAAGAAAAGCAGCCGGATCAGTGGCAGCGGCTTGTGGAGATCATCGAAGAAAGAAACCCCAAACGAATTGCTCTGAACTATTCCACAGATTTCGGCCTTGCCGACGGAATTGCTCACACAGGATTCGAATCGCTAAATGCAAAACTACCAAAAAAGTATGTGGATCGAATTGTTTCAGGAGAAAGATTAGCTATCGGCTGGCTGGAAACCCGGATCCCGGAGGAGATTGAAGTTTATCCGTCAATCTGCAGGATGGCACATCGAATTATCGCGGAAGGGCTTTCGGACAAAGTCATTCAACCGGGAATCACGACAACAGAGGATGTAGAGTGGTGGTATCGTGAACGAATTCGGGAGCTGAAACTCGTGACCTGGTTTCACCCCTCAGTTTCGGTGCAGCGGGCAGAAGAGCCGGAGAGGTCCGGGTCGTTTGCTTCAAAACCGAAAGCCAAAACCATCCGGCGCGGTGATCTGATTCATGTAGATTTTGGCATTACTTATTTAGGATTAAATACAGATACTCAGGAACATGCTTATGTTTTGAAGGCCGCGGAAACAGACGCCCCGGAGGGATTGAAAAAAGCGCTGGCCACCGGGAATCGACTCCAGGACATTCTTAATTCAAATTTTAAAGCAGGCCGCACCGGCAACGAAATCTTAAAGCGATCCTTAAAACAGGCAAAATCCGAGGGGATCGTTCCGAGTATTTACACCCATCCGATTGGCT
This sequence is a window from candidate division KSB1 bacterium. Protein-coding genes within it:
- a CDS encoding M24 family metallopeptidase, with protein sequence MKSKTFIFLTCFFLFTSLKAQSNMPAILSMRARAVVVDNWLKIRLETVVPGLMRREKIDMWLIITREYNEDPVIETMLPAKWLRARRRTILVLFDKGPQEGMERLAVARYDIGEFFQKAWDKEKQPDQWQRLVEIIEERNPKRIALNYSTDFGLADGIAHTGFESLNAKLPKKYVDRIVSGERLAIGWLETRIPEEIEVYPSICRMAHRIIAEGLSDKVIQPGITTTEDVEWWYRERIRELKLVTWFHPSVSVQRAEEPERSGSFASKPKAKTIRRGDLIHVDFGITYLGLNTDTQEHAYVLKAAETDAPEGLKKALATGNRLQDILNSNFKAGRTGNEILKRSLKQAKSEGIVPSIYTHPIGFHGHGAGPTIGLWDQQGGVSGKGDYELFYNTAHS